The following DNA comes from Legionella sp. PATHC032.
TTCAGTGAGTTTAATTTTCAACGTATCTGGCCAAACTCGTTCTACATAGGCCGTATCAATCCAACTCATGGAATTCAGTTCACTTTGCAATCCTTTTACTGATAATAAAAAGAAACTGGCATCCAGATATTTAGCTAACACATTCTCCAATTCTTTATGTGTTATATGTTCATACGTCGCTGCGACTTTGATAGTTGTAATTGGAAAACGCTCCGCATCGGCAAGATATAAATAGCCTAACCGACCCGCTAGCAGCAAAGCACTAAGAATTAACAAACCCATTATCGTTAAATAACGCAAGCCGACAGAGTTCACTTCCATAATTTAGTGTTCCCTTCACAAGTAATTTGTCACCAAATGTTGACGACAGTTGTGATGAATCATTGCTAAATTAATCAATTCATCAAGTAAATCAGGATAAGCTACACCAGTTGCCTGCCACAATTTGGGGTACATACTTATGGAGGTAAATCCAGGTAATGTATTTATTTCATTAAAGTAAATTTCTTCTGTCTTATCATTTACAAAAAAATCTACCCTAGCCATGCCTTTGCATTTAAGATAAGTAAAAATATTCGCAGCAGCCTGTTTTAGTTGCTCTTCCAGACTATTATTTAATTGAGCTGGAATAATCAAATCCGTTTGACTACTTTCCAAATATTTCGCAGTATATGAATAATAACCGTCAGGGTGGTTTACTTTTATCTCACCCACCATACTTACTCTTGGTTTCCCGCAGGGAATACTGTTCTCCAACACTGCCAGTTCAATTTCTCTTCCGGCAATAAACTCTTCAACCAGAATTTCTTCATCATAGCGTAATGCATCAGCAACTGCTGCATTTAGCTCATCCATATTATTTGCTTTGTGAATTCCCACACTGGAACCTAATGAACATGGTTTAACGAACAGAGGCCAACCAAACTCCGAGGCAACTTCATGACAAAATTGTTGCCTTTCAGACGCATTGGCATGCCATGATAATAATTTATATCGTGCTGATTTGAGCCCATTAATACATGCGAGTCGCCTTGCCATATCTTTGTCCATTCCGATAGCAGAGGACAATACATCACATCCTACATAGGCAACACCGGCTAACTCAAGTAAACCTTGTAAACATCCGTCCTCATACAAAGGACCATGAACTACTGGAAAAACAATTTCAGCATCAACTGCCAGACGCCCATTAATTAACAAGCTTTCCAATGAGGTTGATTTTTCAGTAACAACAGGTAATTTATCAGAACAGGCGAGCAAATCATTATAATCATGTCGATGAAATCGACCATTTTTATCCATTGCAATGGGTATAATATGATATTTCTCGGAATCCAGGTGTTTTAAAACCGATGCGGCTGAAACCAATGACACTTCATGCTCGCCTGATTTTCCACCATAAAGTAAAACCAAATTAACGGGTTTGGACATTAGCGTCTCCAATGATATGTACTTCGCGCATCAACTCGATAGATGTTTGCTCTCGAACTTTAGTTTGCACCAAATGAATCAAGGCTTCAATATTAGCTGCCGTGGCAGTGCCTTGATGATTGATAATAAAATTGGCATGTTTCTCAGAAACAACTGCCCCACCAATGTTTACCCCCTTGAGGCCACAAGACTCAATGAGCCGCGCTGCAAAATCTCCAGGAGGATTTCTAAATACCGACCCGCAATTATACTCATTAGTTGGTTGGGTATTGGCTCTATGGGCCAATAAATCCTTAATTAATTGCAAGGATGTCTCTTTATTGCCTGGTGATAACTGAAGCTTAGCAGAGATAAACCATTCATCACCTAAGCCAGCAACATGTCGATAAGCTACTTCGAATTCTTCCGGTTTACGGGTTCTAATTTCACCTCGACGATTTATCGTTTGTACTTCAATAACCGATTGCCAGGTTTCACCTCCATGACAACCAGCATTCATTCGCAAAGCACCACCCATAGTACCAGGGATACCCGCCCAAAACTCTCCTCCTGACAGATTATTGCGCGCAGAAAAACGAGCCATACTTGCACAGGATACTCCTGCCTCAACCCGAATACAGTTATCACTCAACAAAGTCATTTCTTTTAAACAACCCTGAGTGAGAATTACGGTACCAGAAAAACCGCCATCACGAATTAGGGAATTAGAGCCTAAACCTAGCCATAATAATGGCTCATCAGAGGGCAGTCGACTTAAAAACAAGGCCAAATCAGCTGTATTTGCTGGTTTATAGAGCCTTGCTGCAGGGCCACCAACTCGCCAGGTAGTATACTCGGCCAAAGGCTCATTGAAAAGCAAAGTGCCCTGGCACTCTGTTACAAGACTGCTGTCCATTCCCGTTATGCTCATATTCATTCTCACGTGTTTTTCATCAGGTTCACTGCCATTTGGCCGATACTTCCAGCTCCCTGCATCAAAATAACGTCACCATCTTTAATAAATTCATCTAATGTGGCTTTCAACGATTGCTCGCTCACTATAGTCACTCGTTTATCCCTGGAACGTA
Coding sequences within:
- a CDS encoding D-alanine--D-alanine ligase family protein, with the protein product MSKPVNLVLLYGGKSGEHEVSLVSAASVLKHLDSEKYHIIPIAMDKNGRFHRHDYNDLLACSDKLPVVTEKSTSLESLLINGRLAVDAEIVFPVVHGPLYEDGCLQGLLELAGVAYVGCDVLSSAIGMDKDMARRLACINGLKSARYKLLSWHANASERQQFCHEVASEFGWPLFVKPCSLGSSVGIHKANNMDELNAAVADALRYDEEILVEEFIAGREIELAVLENSIPCGKPRVSMVGEIKVNHPDGYYSYTAKYLESSQTDLIIPAQLNNSLEEQLKQAAANIFTYLKCKGMARVDFFVNDKTEEIYFNEINTLPGFTSISMYPKLWQATGVAYPDLLDELINLAMIHHNCRQHLVTNYL
- the murB gene encoding UDP-N-acetylmuramate dehydrogenase; protein product: MSITGMDSSLVTECQGTLLFNEPLAEYTTWRVGGPAARLYKPANTADLALFLSRLPSDEPLLWLGLGSNSLIRDGGFSGTVILTQGCLKEMTLLSDNCIRVEAGVSCASMARFSARNNLSGGEFWAGIPGTMGGALRMNAGCHGGETWQSVIEVQTINRRGEIRTRKPEEFEVAYRHVAGLGDEWFISAKLQLSPGNKETSLQLIKDLLAHRANTQPTNEYNCGSVFRNPPGDFAARLIESCGLKGVNIGGAVVSEKHANFIINHQGTATAANIEALIHLVQTKVREQTSIELMREVHIIGDANVQTR